A stretch of DNA from Castor canadensis chromosome 2, mCasCan1.hap1v2, whole genome shotgun sequence:
CTTGCACAGAACCTATTCATGACCTGTGTTAACTTTACGTCATCTCTAGTTTACAGTGCCAAAtccaatgtaaatgctatgtatatagttgttacactgtattgtttcGAGAATAATGCCGAAAGAAAAAGATTGTACTTGTATGTACAGGACAGaggcaattttaaaatttttcagaatattttcgaTCACAGTTGGTAGAATATGCAAATGTGGAATGCTCCTTGTAAATGTAACCATTTGTTTATGTGATGTATACATCAGTgtgcatatattgaaaatatGTGCTTAACACTTTTTAAATGGTAGGGTGCAAGTGAAAAATAATTGGAGATCAATGTTTGGAACCCATCTCATGTGAGTTAGGTATAAACACAATCTAGAACAGCAAGGGTGCTGAAGGACATCAAGGTTTCATATTTTTCAGAGGAAATGAAAACGAGTTACCAAACAAcgaagcaacacacacacacacacaaggtctTAACATCTACATGGGCGCTAACTCCTGACATGTGTCTAAAGGAAGCTGGACCCTTACTTTCCTTTGGCACACTGGGAGGTTGGCCACCTGGCTTTGAAGTACCTGGTGGGTGAAACAGAGTGGAGTCTAATAGACAAGGTCTTGCATGGACCTGTTTGTTTAGTCCTGGTCCTTAGACTCAGAGTACCCATGGCCTTGGCTGTCATCACCTTTTAGACTGGAGGAAGATTCAAATAGCATGGAAAGGGCTgcaaacaccatcaacaacaatgCAAAGTCACATTGATTTTGTACCGTCTGTTATACTACAGCTGTAtattggaaacattttttttgtggtactgggattcaaactcaggtcctcatttcctttctactacttgaaccacaccccccacccttttttgcttatttttcaagtagtgtCTCATGGttttcctggggccagccttggaccacaattctcctgttgggtaactagaattacagatgtgccccaCTATGCCTGCCTTATTAGTTGAAGTgcgctcttgctaactttttttgcccaggctggcctcaaattgtgatcttccctaagtctgcctcccaaatatttggaattacaggtgtaagcctctGTGATCTGCCTTTGACCTAGCAGGGAGTAAATAAGGAAGCAATGTCATGGGTTCTGAGAGAAGAAGGCACAATTTATTTAGTCAAATTATTTTACAACATAGTCTTCATTGACAGTTGTCAGCTTAACACTTAATATAGTTAAAGGTCAATGATTAGCtgcaaattatatatattttaaagtctaaaaatatattgcatatatagGGCAGGAAAATCCCTCATCTCCACAAGGGaaagtttgttctttttcagaGTTGTGATTATTGCAGTTctgttatttacaaatatttccaaAGCATTGAAGATTTAAACAGAGTTGCTTCTCTTGCTTGTACGTGCTGTTAAATAACTACCAGTGCTTTCCTCCTAGTAAGTCAGCGGCTTACATGCCCTGTGTCCTTTCAGCAATAGTCACATTAGGCATTTTAAAAACCAGTtataaaaagtacaaagaatccaAATATGTACAGATTGACAAAAGATGTACaaattacacttaaaaaaataacagtGACTGATTTGATAGTAAAATTGCATTTGTGACCGAGGTCAACtcgtttatttattctttttaattttttaattacttattttttaatactgTGAGATATAGGAAAATAACTCTGCATAACTTATACAGTAAGTTGCCTTCTGATTGGTTGACCCTAGTCTGATGGTCTGACAAACGCACAGCGCTTGCGAATCTGTTTGAGTTTAGAAATCCCTAAGACTTTTCAAAGCCCTGGGACccattgtcatttaaaaaaattacttatttaatCCTCTGTCTTCAGGAATGTCTGTATTTGCATTACATTTTCTTAGTTCATATCTTGACTATTTGTTGAGAGAATGGTCAGCGGCGCACATGGCTGTGAGGGACTTTGAAATGCCTTTGCTtcttaaatatacacacatgttctttcttttaaattccaGTTGGGTGAAAACTTCACTGGCCTTATAGCCAATGCTCCAGTTGCCATCCACTGAATTAGGTCCTCCTAAAATAAGATTATGAGCTTCCTGTCTATATTTTCACTAAGTCTCAAGCTAGAACATGACTGGATAAGCCCATGATTCATTATTGTACTGAATCTTACCATGCTGAGACCCGTGTGCTGATAAGAAATTGCTTTggtcataaaaatataaagaaaatgtacagcTTCTTTCTTAGAACCATGATATAAGCATTCCAGTAATCTAAATATTCAACTCATAAGATGAGAGGGGGTTGAAAACCAAATTGGTCTACTGGCCCATGGAGTgattcatctctttcttcaggtacaggaagcaaaAGTTACTGacataaaaaaatgcttttaaggAACAAATACAAAGGTTCTATCCAGCAAGAAAGAACATCCAGTTTTGTTTTCGCTTCAAGGCCACGTATGTCCTTTAGAGTCCAGAGTTTTCAAGAAGAGTGGGGGCTGGGCTTCAGCTAGAAGGCCACTGATGGTTAAGTTTCTAGTAGTAGCTGCCTAAGTGTGAAGGCACGTGGGTATTAGGATGGCGGGGGACATTGGGGTTGGGGTAGATTCCACCAGTGGGAGAGGTCCAGTATTGTGACGCTGCTCCAAAGAAGCTGGAAGAAGTGACGGGCATGGGGGACGGGTGGGGAGGGACAAAGTTCACCTTCTGCTGGTGGGCGTGGTAGGAAGGCATGTAGGAGATATCAGAAGGGTACTTGTACATGGACGACTCACTTGGATGTGGCTGTAGAGCCTGGGCAATGCCATGGAAGTCAAATTTGTAGGCATACCTCTTGCCATGCACTTTGGTCATAATGTTTTTATCATAGTAGTATCGGAGGGCCCGGCTCAGCTTGTCGTAATTCATGTTGGGCTTGCTCTTCCGCTCCCCCCAGCGCCTGGCCACCTCATCGGGGTCCGTCATTTTGAACTCCCCGTTGGTCCCCTCCCAGGTGATACAGCTGGCATTGGCACTGTCCGAGAGTAGCTCGAGGAGGAACTGCCATAGCTGGATCTGCCCACTTCCTGCAGGCAGTGAGGCAAACAGGAGAAAATGGTCTTAGTCTGGGGAAGTCAGAGGCCCAGTTCCCTAAACATGGCAATTCTCTCATGCTTTGTAAgaattcttttgctttcttttactttcagaATCACCTTGACCACCCTTACTTACCACTCATTATTAAAAATCTATAATAATTGTACGTACTTATGGGGTACAGGGTGATTTTTAGGTATACGTACACCAATATGTGATGATTAACTAGGGTAATTAATTCGTATGcccatcacctcaaacatttatcgtTTCTTTGTAATAAGAATATTCAAAATCCCCTCTTTTAGTGAGTTTGAAAGATACAATAAATTCCTGCTAACCAATTCTTGCTTGCTGCTGAGATGGGCATCGTAAACAAGATTAGGTCTTAAAGATAATTTGCCCTAAAGCCAGGTAATGAGGTGCTCGCTTTGGTCAAAACTTGCTGTTGTGAACTTGGGCACCTCCTAATGTCCATTTTGGCAAGATATTTGACTGTCTTTTGCATAGATATGAATTACTCAGCTCCACACTTAGTGATAAAGTCTCCGCATTAGAATTAAAGGGGGTCAGGGTCGCAGAATGGCTGCAGAGTCACAGGAAGAAGGCGCCTCCCAGATTTTAGGTACCAAACATGGACTGTTCCCTAGCAAACTTCTAGCACTGGGTTTTCAGAAGAACTTGggcagaaggaaaaataagaggAGAAGATGCTGAGCAGCTTGTAACTTTAAGAATGGTCCAACACTAAAGAACAGGAAGAGTGGGCTGGGTGCattggctcatgccagtaatcccagcccttgggaggtagagattgagagaattatgctttgaagccagccttggcaaaaagttagtgagacccacccCCCTCACCCCTGCATACACCTGAAAGCCCACCTACAAGGGATATATGGTAGGAGGATGGCTGTCTGAGGCCAgtacccaggcaaaaaagcaagaccgcctctgaaaaataactaaagtgaaaaggactgagagtgcatgcctagcaattgtgaggctttgagtttaaatcctagtgtcaccaaaaaaaaaaaaaaaaaaaaaaaagagtaggacAACACTGGCAGCACTGAATTTCCTTTGTACCTGGATGGTGTGTGGACCTCACTATCAAAATAGCTCACACTCCTATTCACTCACAATCTCGGTAATCTTGGTTTAGAATTACTCACCTGGGAGTTATTTTTTCATAACAAGTGTTATTAATGACAGTGCATTATATTGTTATTATAATGACAATGTAATAACAAAACATTGTGACTTTCCAGGGACATGCCTCTATGAGAAGACCAGACAACTCTGCTATACTTtctaaaatcaaaactaaaatttttgGAGTATTTATTCCCTGTGCCTTGATGGGGGAGATAACTGAGAACTCCTTGGAATaaacttgtttctttctttttcttctagttttcccTATTGGAACATTACTTGTGCTGTTTATTACTAATCTAAACCCAGTGCAGAGATGCAGGGCTAATCTAATCTGTGTATCTTCCAGAAGCATCCTCAGTCAACAACACCGCACCTACTAGTTCATACACTACAAAAGAGGTGTCAGGCATCGGATAAAAAGAAGCAGAGGTTACCCTCTGGTCAAGTGTCTAGACTTAGGACAGAGCTCTCTGTGATATCACAAAGcaagggaatattctggaaagaAAGCTTGCAGTCCAAACTCACCTGGATTGGCTAGGCGGCTGCTGGTGGGGCCCAGGATCTGATAGGGatctaaaaacacaaaaaggaagTTTGTTTCACTGTTATTAAAAGTGTAACAACAGCATCAATAGTAACAAAACCTCCAGGGTTTATGCTTTTATTTCAATAGCATTGGAAAGCCCAATTTCAGAAAACTCTACTGCTTGTATTTTTAGATCTTAGAGATCTTGGTCATAGTTTATGGATGAAAACACCACAGGAGAGGAACATATGTGGTTTCTAAAATTTATAGACTTTGCTGTCATTATCCAAAAACAAAATCATGGAAATGTGGATAGTTGCTGGCTGATTTCAGTCATACAGCAAATAAACAGAAGGATTGCTTATCAAGTGGGGCTCAAAGAAGGTCTCATGATGATTACCGACCTTTAATAGTTCTGCCTAATACTAAAAACGTTACAAATATCTGCTTTTTCTGATGGAGCATAAAAACCACATGCCTGGAAACCAAGCAGCCTGGGTTCTAGTTCCAGCTACGTTATAAAGGAAACAATTTGTCGGTCAATCTCTGGAtacattttctcatctgcaaaatgagtgGGTTGGGTTCTTGTCTCAGTTTCCAGTACAACACTGTGATTTAAAGCTTGGAAATGTCAGCAGTAACTAGAATTTATAGTTTAGTTATAaaatcactgtttttattttgattttgtgtgtgtgtgtgtggtgttaggGAACAAATCCAGAGTTTCACAcattaggcaaacactctaccactaagctataccccagccccCATAAAAATAGTTATTCTTAAAATCTCAGTTTACTGAGAACTTTTGGggggggatttttaaaaattaggatatattcgtcaTTCAGGGTAGATtcatgtgacaattccaaataggcttatattgtacattggttagattatcctcaccatctctcctcctcaacttcttcccaccccacttaaagcaattgcaagaggtttcactgttctttttcatatatgtatatgaagtctatcaaccatattccctcacctcaaTCACCTTCGTTCACCCTCTGCCCTCCCAACAAGCACCCtccacattgtacctattttatagtcctgtcttttcttattaatttctaagtcgaTGTTCAacggggtttctcaatgtatccctgctgtgagtatactttactttggttcattaaatcccttccattgctctcccttaccccttccctcccacccaccctcagttttcaacagctttcaatacatattctcatatcctctacctccacagatgttatgtattatgATATTATTGACAGTGTATCATTTCCTTTTCCgatccctccttccctgagttccatagaatagttccactgttacaaacatgttataCATATATGTTGTTATATGATTTCCTGAGAACTTATGTGATTATTTAGCCATAGGAAAGCCTTTGCAATGCTGATTTAGGTGAGATTTATCTGTTTCTCAGTTGAGGAAATCATAATCGACAGCTGGGTCACAACTTGGCCACATTGTCAAATCTTTTgcataatttgactttttttacAATTATAGTTGCAATTTAAACAAATCAATATGATCTTAGGTTGCTATTTAGAATCATAAATTAACTTCAAGAGTCCTTCAAACCTTCAAAGAGTTCACATTTTGTCATCCACACTTTTAGTATGACAAATATTTTTGGTAGGtaatgtctaattttgttgttgctggACAGTCATTAAAATTTGCTCCATCTGACTGTGTTTCAGAGCAGTTTTTTCCCCTCACTTAACTGTACAATTTTCTCTTGCTTTGGCTTGGGTGGAGATGGAAAACCATATTTGCCCATCCTAAAAGCAAATGGCTTGTTCACAGCTTAATCTCAGTTGCATCACAAGGAAGACAGAGGGGGTAAGGTTTAGGATTGGGCACACCAGCTGCCTTCAGATCTGTGAAGGACCTCTCTTCACAGGGAAACCTAGAAGGAAGCTAGAGGGGGAGCTACTGGAAGACTTTGGCTCAGAGAGTGGAACTGAGCCTGGATGGGTAGTCAACTCCCTATTTTGCTGTAAGAATTCAAGCAGAGGTGAGGTAAGCCTAGAACTGTGATGTTTTAGGGTGTTACAGACCTTAGTCTAGTTCCATTCTAATATGAAGAATCTCCAAGTTCCAAGGCTTAAAAATTTCCTCTGCCTTCACTATTAAGTAGCTCCATCCTAATTTGAaggtaattttgaaaatatggtTTGGGAAGCATAAAAGGTTTGGACATGAATGTGAAGTCTGTGTAGCTCTAGTTCTGTCCACACTAACAGTGTGGCTTTTGGCAAATCACTCTATCTCCTTAGGGCCTCAGGTTCTTTCTTTTACAATGTTAGGCACTGGAACCTTTAAGCATTAAATTACTTTCACCTCTGTTATTTAAATATCTGATTTCAGTATTTGTTACTAAATTCTCAGAGATACTACAGGGAGTCAAATATAAACTCTCttagaagaaaaagacaacatTTGAGATAGAGTTGACCCTTGGTATACATGAggtattggttccaggaccccctcaGGATACCAGAATCTGTGGAGGGTCAAGTCACTTATAtagaatggtagagcatttgcatattatcttatttaatataattacttATAATATTCGGCACAATGTAAATGCTGGTAAATAGTTATTATACTGAATTGTTTGGAgaataaggacaagaaaaaaatctgtacatgttcagtacagatgcaattttttctaaatatttttggtcTGTGGTTTATGGAATCCTTGAATGCAGAATCTACAAATATGGAGGGAAGACTATATGTTCTGTAAATCCTCCATCAATTGATTTTGTAGAACCCACAGCTGCATAAGAAGCAAAGGAGAGGTTACACATCCAGGTCAGGTACCTGGTTGGGGCCGCTGTTCAGTGTTCTTGCTCATCGTCTGTGCTCCTCCAAGGGGTGGACCTGTGTAGAGGGAAGGAAGTGTGGTAAGTGAGCCATTCTCCAGGGTGCAGGGAATATCTTGTCGAGTGCCCTCCAGAAAGAGGACCAATATGCCTCCATCTGCCCACTCTCCATTGActcatgtttctttcattttattaatatttatcacAAATCTATTATGTGCTGGCACTAGTCTCCATGTTGGAGATTCAGCAGTGAACAGGCACTTTCTATAGCACTTACATTAATGGAGGAGACAACAagcataaatgttttaaaaaagtaaaacaataatcTAGCATGTCTGTGGTACTGAGGCTTTggagttcatttaaaaaacaggACATTTGGAGGTCTTCAATGAGAAAGTGACATCTGAGCAAAGATCACCTGCTTTCCATGATTCCCTGTTCTGTGGGTTTCACTCCATGGTATCTTACACACACCCTTCCATTCCCATCATGACTTCTCCATTTTGAATTTGTGTTGCTTCTTGCATGGTCTATGGCTTAGTCTGACTGGTGTTCCCATCACTCTTTGTCTTCCCACTGACCCATCATACATGTCATTGCTCAGAAACTTTAGTCACCCCTGTTGCCTAAAGAATTAAGGTCTATCTTCATGGCCTCATTCATCCATAAAACCCTTTCTTATCTTTCCAGATTTCTTTTCCATCATATGTCCTAAACTCCAGGAACTTGGGGTCCTCACTGACTTTCAGATATGCCAACATTGTCTTCCCCTGATCCTGACCTTGACTGGAGAGCTTATCTTCTCATCTTCCCAGGTTCAAATCCTACTTCTTACATAgataactcaaatggtagaaagTTTATGAAGCCTTCCTTGATACCActcaaatgaaaagaattttgtGTGTACCCAGTTTCTCTCCCTGCCTAAAGCCTGATCTATGCCCAACTCATCTTTGTGAGTCCCATAGAGCCAAGTGTTATGTGCAGAGTAAGCAAACAATGAATACATATAGCTGCAATAGATCCTCATTATTGCTTGGGCATTAATTTGTAATCCCAACttctttcttaaaagaatttCCTTCACTGCCCTTTCATCTGCTTGCTGTTTTCCTTCCTAGAGACAACAGCATTGCACATGCTAGTCCAGGAGTTCATgagtcattttctttccttacttccttTAATGGAAGATATTGGATGGACTCCAATATATCATTGTCTCACCACTTGGTGGGCACGTTGATGTCTCTGATCCCTACCATCTCATCATCCAGCTCTCCTCCAATTTAATCTCTCATTAAATGGGACAGAGACATGACATGACTAAGCCTCATCAACTGGAAGAACAAATTCATAGAGGTTAATTACACTGACAATAGAATTCAAATCTACCTTTCACTGATAGAGAAACTTTACACTTCAAAAATTCTAAAACCAAGAATACTGAAACAAATCTCAAAAGTATAACAAAAATTCCGTATCTTCTTTCAAAGAGAGGGTATCATGCATAGTCcctaaattgaatttttttcttttggtcaggggattgaatccagggatcttgtgcatgctaggcacatgctgTACCACAGAACTACACCCTTGGCCCCTGAAAACAAATTTTGATATCTAGTCAAAAAAGCATGGAGATAAATGCATGCtcctattttttatcttttgactCTATTCTCCCCTCTGTCTTCAGAAAAATGTTATCTTCCCAAAGAATGGTATGCCATTTACTTACTTTTGTTGAGGCCAGAATGCACGTTAGTGCCCCATCCTCCTCTCCTGACTGAGTCATAAGAAGGGTCTAATGAAAAACAGCAAACAGGGATGATTAGCTTTGTCTGTTCTGTGAAAACATTGTCTGAAAATTATCTCTCAGCGATCAGAAGAGATTAAATTTAATTCAGCAGTGACTTTCTTAGCATCACTAAATTCCTGAAGTGTACTCCTCCCCTgcggctgggggtggggtggtggaAGAAACATTAACACTGTTTTTGAGATGATTTGAGTCTTATCTGGGAGCTGAATTAGTGGGAAAAGCCTGAATTTGAAGTTGGAGGATTGGTTCATGTTCTGTCCTGCCGTTATTCATTGTGAAACCTTGGATGAAATATAGGACTTCTCTGAGCCTTAACTGACCTtgatatggaaataaaaatgtacttGAATTATCTACATTATAGGGTTGGGCTGATGATCAAATGTGATAAACATTTGTGaactattttatgaaaatttctaCATATACAAACTGACATAAAGTTAGAAAGAAAAAGTATCCATAGCTGCCTAGCAAAGTCCTCAAGAAGCTCTAGAGAGATGGGGAAATGTCTGGATGAAAGGTCCCATGGGAAGAATGTTTAAATGTCCAGGCCCTTGCTCCTTGGAGGCCAACTCCGGCCTCTTATCTCAGTGCACCGAAATGCTACTCAGAGGTATGAGCACATTCCAGGCTGTCATAAGTCTCTCAGACTTTTCTGTTGGTATGGAAGAGGCTGGGCTTGATgaccacagagaaagagagaaggatagAGGTGTGGCTATAAAGGGGGCTGGATCAAGAAATGAGTGGGTAAAGAGAGGTGTCCATCTGGAAAGGACTAGAGGCTTGCTTCTAAATTGTCTTGAAGAAGACTCCATGGAACGTGAACTTTTGTGATCCCTAACCTTTTCTTGAAATAATCCACATGCCTCCAGAACCATGTTCAGAAATTGCTTAACAACTGGTTGGAAATGTCCCTCATTTCCTTTCTCGTGGTGCAAGTCCCGTTGAGACATGGAGTAGGAATAGCAGAAAGGCTTAAGGATACAGAATTATGACTTTCAAAGTCTTTCCATGAACAACaaagaaaccataaaaaccaTCTGAACAAATGGAGCACAAACCTCATCAAACAGCAGTCTGACATGGTGAAACACAAAccatcccctccaccccttctAAGCCTCTCAAACAAATTAGAATAAGAACtgggaagatggatggatggatggatggatggatgcatccAATTGCTTGGTCTTACTGTTACTGGCTAAGAAGAACCAAAGATAGGGAGAATTTTCTTGTGGAGAAATCCATGTGCAGATGCACATTCCTCATGGCTCTGGAAAAGCcagttcagtttttaaattacagTCTTCAGCAATTGgcatataaaacaaaacagaaagtgaGGGGGATGGaaaagaaggcagggaaggggaCAAAGAGTCAAAACTCAACTCCTTTGAGTTTTCTGTTTGtgcttttatttaacttttttctttctttcacaattCCTCCTGAAAATAGAATCTTCTTGCTTAAAAACAACAAGCTAATGGAAAGTCAACTTGGTTATGAGTTTCAAAAGAGGTTGACTACCTCAGGGGCATTTTCTGAGAGGTTCTATGAAGGTCTGCAGAGGATGCAAGGGTAGGGTAAGCAAATGGAAAGGTGAGAGTCATTGAAGGTTTTTCTTTGAGTGGAGAAGGCTGCTGGTTTGGCCTCCAGTAATTTATTTGGGTCAACTTCTGGACTGTGTTGTGTGCTTGGCCATAGAATAGAGGTGAAGTAATAGGAAGCAAGTTTCTTACACTTGCACTTAAGGTTAGAGATAATTTCTAAGATTGTCAGGAAATATGGTCATGTACCAGAGGTATGGTGGAGATGTCAAAGGTTATCAGAGGTCAAGGAGCTGGAGATGAGTGGCCTTGGGAATGGAGAGGCCTTCCTGTGGCTGTGGGACTTGAAAGCTTTCTGGAGAGGAAAGACTGAGCAGTGCAGAGATGGGTGTTGTGATGCGTGTGTGTGCTTGACGAAGTGTGGGATGTGGCcttgtgctggtggctcacaccactaatcctagtgactcaggagcagagatcaggagaatcatggctcaaagccagccaggcaaacagttcgcaagaccctatctataaaaaacccatcacaaaaaaaaaagggctggaggagtggctcaaggtgtaggtcctgagttcgagccccagtactgtaaaaaaaaaaaaaaaaagaagagaagatagTATGGGGATGTAAGGGagtgaggaagaggagagaggccAGGATAGAGGGCTGAGGGATGTACACAGTCCTTTTGGTGGAAGCTAAGCAAGCA
This window harbors:
- the Fli1 gene encoding Friend leukemia integration 1 transcription factor isoform X2; the encoded protein is MFQTVPDTSSYVKEALSVVSDDQSLFDSAYGAAAHLPKADMTASGSPDYGQPHKINPLPPQQEWINQPVRVNVKREYDHMNGSRESPVDCSVSKCSKLVGGGESNPMNYNSYMDEKNGPPPPNMTTNERRVIVPADPTLWTQEHVRQWLEWAIKEYGLMEIDTSFFQNMDGKELCKMNKEDFLRATSLYNTEVLLSHLSYLRESSLLAYNTTSHTDQSSRLSVKEDPSYDSVRRGGWGTNVHSGLNKSPPLGGAQTMSKNTEQRPQPDPYQILGPTSSRLANPGSGQIQLWQFLLELLSDSANASCITWEGTNGEFKMTDPDEVARRWGERKSKPNMNYDKLSRALRYYYDKNIMTKVHGKRYAYKFDFHGIAQALQPHPSESSMYKYPSDISYMPSYHAHQQKVNFVPPHPSPMPVTSSSFFGAASQYWTSPTGGIYPNPNVPRHPNTHVPSHLGSYY
- the Fli1 gene encoding Friend leukemia integration 1 transcription factor isoform X3, which translates into the protein MDGTIKEALSVVSDDQSLFDSAYGAAAHLPKADMTASGSPDYGQPHKINPLPPQQEWINQPVRVNVKREYDHMNGSRESPVDCSVSKCSKLVGGGESNPMNYNSYMDEKNGPPPPNMTTNERRVIVPADPTLWTQEHVRQWLEWAIKEYGLMEIDTSFFQNMDGKELCKMNKEDFLRATSLYNTEVLLSHLSYLRESSLLAYNTTSHTDQSSRLSVKEDPSYDSVRRGGWGTNVHSGLNKSPPLGGAQTMSKNTEQRPQPDPYQILGPTSSRLANPGSGQIQLWQFLLELLSDSANASCITWEGTNGEFKMTDPDEVARRWGERKSKPNMNYDKLSRALRYYYDKNIMTKVHGKRYAYKFDFHGIAQALQPHPSESSMYKYPSDISYMPSYHAHQQKVNFVPPHPSPMPVTSSSFFGAASQYWTSPTGGIYPNPNVPRHPNTHVPSHLGSYY
- the Fli1 gene encoding Friend leukemia integration 1 transcription factor isoform X1 encodes the protein MFQTVPDTSSYVKVRHDSVFKQEALSVVSDDQSLFDSAYGAAAHLPKADMTASGSPDYGQPHKINPLPPQQEWINQPVRVNVKREYDHMNGSRESPVDCSVSKCSKLVGGGESNPMNYNSYMDEKNGPPPPNMTTNERRVIVPADPTLWTQEHVRQWLEWAIKEYGLMEIDTSFFQNMDGKELCKMNKEDFLRATSLYNTEVLLSHLSYLRESSLLAYNTTSHTDQSSRLSVKEDPSYDSVRRGGWGTNVHSGLNKSPPLGGAQTMSKNTEQRPQPDPYQILGPTSSRLANPGSGQIQLWQFLLELLSDSANASCITWEGTNGEFKMTDPDEVARRWGERKSKPNMNYDKLSRALRYYYDKNIMTKVHGKRYAYKFDFHGIAQALQPHPSESSMYKYPSDISYMPSYHAHQQKVNFVPPHPSPMPVTSSSFFGAASQYWTSPTGGIYPNPNVPRHPNTHVPSHLGSYY